In the Granulosicoccus antarcticus IMCC3135 genome, CCTGCGGTTCGCTCAACACGCCAGCTGCCAGCTCTTCCTCTGTCAAGCCCCGAGTGATGTTTACATCAAAGCTCTCACCGACTGCACTACAACGTGCACTGTCGCCAATGCTCAAGGCCACTCGGTCAATATCCGTCAGTTCATCGGGCACGCTGACCGACGGCACTGAGGGGTCTCCTACTTGCCCGACCACGCCCGTGTCTGGTGTCTCGTTCTGGCCGAGTTCATCGTCGTCCTCGGTTTCTGTACCGGTTCCCATCTCGGCATCGACCGTGGGGGTAGATGTTGAATTGCTACTTCCACCACAAGCTGCCAACAGGCAGCTGGCCAGCAAAACGGCGAACAGCTTTGCACCGGAACGAGGCTGCTCTGGCAAAGCAGCCATACCGGATCCGAACAAGCCTTGCTCCGGTTCTTGCAGCTTTGCACAAACCGGGCTGAACAAACGGTGACTTGCCTGAGCGGGGTCGCGGGCAATCTCAAAGGAGCGTTGTGGTGATGTCATGAGAGCTGCAGGGTACGTTAACCAGTTAGGCATGCATGGTTACCAGAAAAAGCGCTCAGGTCAACTATTGGCGTCTCCATCAGGCACCACTATCGTCGTTTTTTTAGTTTGCAGGCGGGCGACCCGGTCGCGTGCAGCACCAAGAAATCGACGCACACCGGGACATAAATAGCCCAGACCAATAGTCTGAATCTCATCTCTGGCATAGACTGATTTGTAGGAATAGTGCCCCTTGAGCATATCCAGCCCCTGCATGCCTTGCTCGATACCGCGCTGAATGGCGTAGGTAAAGAGTACATGTCCCGGGCTCAGACGTTCATGCTCCGGCGAATAGCCGCTTTGCATGAACATGAGCTGGCCACGCCAGGCAAAAATATACTGGACTCCTATGATCGAGCCATCCAGCTTCAGAGTCGTCAGCCATAATGCATCCATGGCAAAAAAGTGCCGAATCACAGCACGGTGAAATTGCTCGTAGGCCGTACTTCTGAAACCACCGACTCCACCTTTACTGTCCCAGCGCAACCGATGCAGAGAGACCAGGGCATCACTGGCCTGCGCCAGCTCTTCGTTCGTCGAGCAAATAGACAGTTCTGAGACCCCGGCCGCATCCAGCCTGTTCTGCCGGTGATTGATCTGCTTGCGATGTTTGCGACTGAGCTGCGCACGGTAGTCTTCAAAGCTTGCCGGCAATGCGGCTTTCTGAATGAACTGAATGCGAGGCTCCAGCACCGTACCCGGTCCAGAATCAATCAGTTTTTGAACTCGCCTCACCAACGATGATGCCTGCAACATGTCGGTCAGATGCAATTTATGCCAACCACCAATCTGAGGCAGGTAATTCAGCAAGGCTTGCTCTACCTCATTTCGCAGCTGAGGCAGAGTAATGATATTGAGGTAATCCGGCGATGTATCGCCACCGGTGCCAATGAAACTCAGCACCCGTACAGGTATGACTTTGCACATGACGGTGGCATGAATATACAGAGGTGCTATACCCACAACGCGATTGCCCTGCCGGGCAATCAGTATCGTCAGACGGTCCCTTCTGGTGCCGTAGTGCTGCCACCACAAGCTGTTCCACACCCAGGTGTTGAACGGTGTGCACTGCGTATCCTGACGCTCAAGTTCCTGCCAGATAGCCTGCAGTTGATCAAATGCCTCCGCCGAATCCAGGCACTTTACCAGTACCGGCTCCTGCGACTTCGCATCGGGCTTTCTACACGAGCTCGCCGGCCTGGTCTTCTCGTGAATCATGCGGAAAACTCGTGCTCAGGCAACTGTCTCAATTTGCGTTTGCCTGTTCTTCTTGCGACTGTGCGGATTTGCGGCCAAATGAGGCCAGACGAGGCTCTGACAATTGGCGCAAACCCAGTGGTCCATCAGGGTCGATCTGCAGGTCCGTAATATAACCGGCAGAACGCTCTTTTCTCTTGAACGGCCTGATCTTGTTGATGACACGATAGGACATGCGCTTTGCTGCAGCCACCAATCCCTGCTCGCTCATGCTGCGATTCTGAATACCCAGATTACGCAGGATGAAACGATTGGCTAGCTGAACATACTGCCTTTGATAAACCGCGGGCGTGTAGTAGCTGGTGGCCAAAGAGACGTTCATGTCCACATTGACAATCCGGTGCGGGCCGTTGTGCGGCCACGAGGCAGCATCCCCAGGCTGCAGGCGAGCCTTTACAGCGCGTTTGTCGAATTCGGTTCTGTACGGCAGGTTTTCACCAATTTCGCCCGCATAGATATCTTCCAGATAGTTCTGCGGAACCAGCTCGGGGTCCATGGCTGGGTACAACCAGACATCCTTCTCACCACGCAAATGCCACAGCATGTTGGGTTCGGCGTCCAGATGGTAGTAAACCTGGGCTCCCGGCGAGCTGATCAGCAGCGCACTGTGTGTTGCTTTGGGATTCTGCAGATGTGGGCAATGCTCGCCCAGATGGGCATACATGGAATCGATCAGCTCACGGTATTCCTGCCGGTTTGATTCAATATTGACCAGGTTGAGCCAGATGCGACCAGACTCGGCAGCGCGCCACAAGTCGGCTCCACAGGTGCCTTCGGCGATATCCACTTGCCGCCAATCACTGTTTTTTTTCGGGTCGGTGCCCATCGTATAGGCTTGCAGATGCTTACGTGGATAGGCATCCAGCAGCGCGATCAGAACATCTGTGTCGAACAAGGGCAGTTCGTGATAACGGTGCTTGCTGACCTGAGGTATTTTACCGAAACTCTGGTATTCCTCATCGCTCCAGGCAATCGGATGTAAAACCTGTGACTGTGACATGGTGTAATTCTCAAATAACCCTGGTGAGCTGCGCGGGCATTGTAATTGCCAAGATCAGAATCAGGGAGAACCCGGCGATTGATGATCATGACACAGTCATTACAACAAGGAGATCCTTGCCAGCTTATCGCGTTAGCTCGACAGATTCAGGTCCGTCTATAAAGTCTATCCGACTTTTGAGGCCCACATCTCGCTAGATGTACAGAACACTTAGCCATATTGCCTGTGTGAACCCACTCTGGCGGATCCACCGAAGCCTCAATCCTTGAATTCTCCTCTCCCTGAAGTAAGAGGATTCTTTACCTCTTCATTCATTCGTAGGTTCCTCCTGCGAGACTCTGAATTCCCAGAGCGGCAATGTTGCGAGCCGCATTTACATCGCGGTCGTGCGAGCTTCCACACTCAGCACAGCTCCATTCCCCCTGCGCGGGCCGCTTATTCCGAGCTCTTTCAGTCCTTTCGGACCGCTGAGTGCACCGCACTCAGAACAGGTTCGGGTGGCCTCTGTTTATCAACTAAGGGGCCTCGTTTACTTCCTGATAGAGGACCCCTGCGCTAGCGCATTTATATTCCAGAGTCTTCTTGAGGCTATACCAGCCAGCATCCAGCGCTGACTTGGCCATGTTTGTTTTTACCATCGCTTTGGATGAGACATTTCCCACAAATATCGCACCACTTTTCTCTACCAGACCGGTTGTAAATTGATGGGTATCCTCTTTGCGCCGGTTCTTGATTCTGGCATGTATTTTCTTGACCTGTCTTTTCTTGCCCGCGCGCTGGGCCGTTGCCAATGCTTTCTCGTCGTCACGATACCAACGCCCACGCAATTTTTCAGCATTACTCGCCGTTGCCGCCTCTTTGCACCCCAGGTCAATACCGATAACGCTTTTGCCCGCGGACAGCTTTGTTTCAGTTTCTACGGCGACATTGAAATACCACCGGCCCCGACTGTCTTCACTGAATGATCCCGAGCGAAGGGTAAAGCCTGCCAATCCGTAGCTATCCCAGACACCGTAAGCGGTGCCATTGAAATGCACCTGGCCGTTACGCCAGCGGGCGTGACCGGTATTGAACGGCACCCAACCCAATGAGCGGCGTACACCACCGCTCTTGCGCCAGGCAAGTTTGCGTTTTCTGAACTGAATTCTAGCCTGAACGTATGAGGCGCTTGTTTTCTGCACCGTATGACTATGCAATCCCAGCGCTTTGCTTGCGCCAGTGGTGTAACGATGGAGATCGAATGCCGAAAGAAAGACACCGCGTTCGCGAATGCTACGCTCTGACAACTCGTTGATGTAATTCCAGACGTAATTTACGGCTCGTGCCTGACGAGCAAGCTCGGCGGCGTGCTTGTCTTTGACACGCAGCCTTAATGTGCGCAAATGTGTAGGGTTGGAAACTGACTGGTTCATAACGTTATCTTAGCCGCTTCTTACACTACAAAGAGCCTCTGGCTATTAAAATACTGTCTTTTCATACAGTACAAAATATTTTCAGCTCTAACGTTCGCTCTGACCCCGCCCTGAGCGCAGGCCCGGCTGAACGACGGGGTTTGCTGCTCATCTGATCAAGGGTGACGGTGTCACTTTCAGCACTTCCGCAAAACTGGTCTTGCCCTGCCCGACCTTGGCCAGACCACTGATACGCATCGGGCGCATACCGTCCTTGTAGGCCTGCTTGCGCAGATCTTCAAGATGCACATCCGCTGTAATCAGATTCTTCACACCCGGTGTCATCTGCAGCAGCTCGTAGATACCGGCGCGACCGAGAAAACCGGTATTGCGACACTCCAGACAGCCTGTGGGTGTGTGCATGGATTCGGGAACCTGTGCTTTCCAGGGCGCCATCAGGGAGGTCCATTGTTCTTCGTCCATGGGCACTTTGGTTGCACAGACCGGGCAATAGGTCCGAATCAGACGTTGCGCGACCACACCGATCAGCGTGGATCGGATGAGATAATAGGGAATACCCAGCTCCAGTAAACGGGTGACGGCCGATGCAGCATCATTGGTGTGCAAGGTGGAGAGCACCAGATGCCCGGTCAGTGCCGCTTGTACTGCCATCTGAGCGGTTTCCAGGTCACGTATCTCACCCACCATGATGATATCCGGATCCTGTCTGAGTAGCGTGCGCACACCGGCAGCAAAATCCAGTTCGATATTATGCTGCACCTGCATCTGGTTGAAGGCGGGTACGACCAGCTCGATAGGGTCCTCGATCGTGCAGACATTGACCTCGGGAGTCGCCAGCATTTGCAGACTGCTGTACAACGTGGTGGTTTTGCCTGACCCGGTAGGACCCGTGACCAGCAGAATGCCGTTCGGCTGCTTGATCATGGTGTTCCATATGTCAGCTTCACGACGGTCGAAACCAAGCTGACTCTGGTCCTTGACCAGCACCTCCGGATCGAAGATTCGCATGACCATCTTCTCGCCAAACGCGGTCGGCATGGTGGATATGCGCAGCTCCACCTCTTTGCCCTCGCTGTTACGAGTTTTCAGACGACCATCCTGCGGTCGGCGCTTTTCAGCAACATCCAGTCTTCCCAGTA is a window encoding:
- a CDS encoding GNAT family N-acetyltransferase, coding for MIHEKTRPASSCRKPDAKSQEPVLVKCLDSAEAFDQLQAIWQELERQDTQCTPFNTWVWNSLWWQHYGTRRDRLTILIARQGNRVVGIAPLYIHATVMCKVIPVRVLSFIGTGGDTSPDYLNIITLPQLRNEVEQALLNYLPQIGGWHKLHLTDMLQASSLVRRVQKLIDSGPGTVLEPRIQFIQKAALPASFEDYRAQLSRKHRKQINHRQNRLDAAGVSELSICSTNEELAQASDALVSLHRLRWDSKGGVGGFRSTAYEQFHRAVIRHFFAMDALWLTTLKLDGSIIGVQYIFAWRGQLMFMQSGYSPEHERLSPGHVLFTYAIQRGIEQGMQGLDMLKGHYSYKSVYARDEIQTIGLGYLCPGVRRFLGAARDRVARLQTKKTTIVVPDGDANS
- a CDS encoding GspE/PulE family protein, with amino-acid sequence MLTEDAKRFADPVTGKLELEAVLDGLLIDGLIEESNSSLLRSIAKPEKNSQSGGASPLERIAAGGWTNAHDPTQKIDLDFLTRWLAKKVGLEWLRIDPLQTDVPAVTAVMSHAYASRFNIICVDVTPEYVVFGTAEPFYNEWQSELQRVLRKEIRLVICNPVDIRRYLHELYSVSRSVLGAKKDQGYQSSAVQNLEQLMDLGRTGKLEANDSHVISIVDWLLQYAYEQRASDIHLEPRRETGAVRFRIDGVMQQVYDMPAAVMSAVTSRLKILGRLDVAEKRRPQDGRLKTRNSEGKEVELRISTMPTAFGEKMVMRIFDPEVLVKDQSQLGFDRREADIWNTMIKQPNGILLVTGPTGSGKTTTLYSSLQMLATPEVNVCTIEDPIELVVPAFNQMQVQHNIELDFAAGVRTLLRQDPDIIMVGEIRDLETAQMAVQAALTGHLVLSTLHTNDAASAVTRLLELGIPYYLIRSTLIGVVAQRLIRTYCPVCATKVPMDEEQWTSLMAPWKAQVPESMHTPTGCLECRNTGFLGRAGIYELLQMTPGVKNLITADVHLEDLRKQAYKDGMRPMRISGLAKVGQGKTSFAEVLKVTPSPLIR
- a CDS encoding transposase, whose translation is MRCTQRSERTERARNKRPAQGEWSCAECGSSHDRDVNAARNIAALGIQSLAGGTYE
- a CDS encoding RNA-guided endonuclease InsQ/TnpB family protein is translated as MNQSVSNPTHLRTLRLRVKDKHAAELARQARAVNYVWNYINELSERSIRERGVFLSAFDLHRYTTGASKALGLHSHTVQKTSASYVQARIQFRKRKLAWRKSGGVRRSLGWVPFNTGHARWRNGQVHFNGTAYGVWDSYGLAGFTLRSGSFSEDSRGRWYFNVAVETETKLSAGKSVIGIDLGCKEAATASNAEKLRGRWYRDDEKALATAQRAGKKRQVKKIHARIKNRRKEDTHQFTTGLVEKSGAIFVGNVSSKAMVKTNMAKSALDAGWYSLKKTLEYKCASAGVLYQEVNEAP